The following proteins are co-located in the Cyprinus carpio isolate SPL01 chromosome B19, ASM1834038v1, whole genome shotgun sequence genome:
- the nxph1 gene encoding LOW QUALITY PROTEIN: neurexophilin-1 (The sequence of the model RefSeq protein was modified relative to this genomic sequence to represent the inferred CDS: inserted 1 base in 1 codon), whose product MRATCWCAVFLLTPAVYLVSSAHGSIPGKSELLKSGSPKSTLKHIWTESSKDLSISRLLSQTLHGKENATALDLHYDTPEPYSEQDLWDWLRNTTDLQDSRPRAKRRPMVKTGXFKKMFGWGDFHSNIKTVKLNLLITGKIVDHGNGTFSVFFRHNSTGQGNVSVSLVPPSKIVEFDLTAQQSVIDSKDSKSFNCRIEYEKVERGSKNTLCNFDPSKTCYQEQTQSHVSWLCSKPFKVICIYISFYSTDYKLVQKVCPDYNYHSDTPYFPSG is encoded by the exons GTTTCAAGTGCCCACGGTTCTATCCCGGGAAAGTCGGAGCTGCTCAAATCAGGGAGCCCCAAGTCGACACTAAAGCATATATGGACAGAAAGCAGTAAGGACTTGTCCATCAGTCGACTTCTATCACAGACTCTCCATGGAAAGGAAAACGCAACAGCCCTGGACCTGCACTATGACACTCCGGAGCCTTACTCAGAGCAGGACCTGTGGGACTGGCTGAGGAATACCACGGACCTGCAGGACTCCAGGCCTCGAGCCAAACGGCGGCCAATGGTCAAGACAG AGTTCAAGAAAATGTTTGGATGGGGAGATTTCCACTCCAACATCAAAACGGTCAAGCTCAACCTCCTGATCACCGGAAAAATCGTCGATCATGGCAACGGCACCTTCAGCGTCTTCTTCCGCCATAACTCCACGGGCCAGGGCAATGTGTCCGTCAGCCTGGTCCCACCCAGCAAAATCGTTGAGTTTGACTTGACGGCCCAGCAGTCGGTCATTGACTCCAAGGATTCCAAGTCCTTCAACTGCCGCATAGAGTACGAGAAAGTTGAGAGGGGCTCCAAGAACACGCTCTGCAACTTCGACCCATCCAAGACATGCTACCAAGAGCAGACACAAAGCCACGTATCCTGGCTCTGCTCGAAGCCCTTCAAAGTCATTTGCATTTACATCTCCTTCTACAGCACCGACTACAAGCTAGTGCAGAAAGTCTGCCCAGATTATAACTACCACAGCGATACTCCTTACTTCCCTTCCGGCTGA